A genomic window from Vanessa atalanta chromosome 7, ilVanAtal1.2, whole genome shotgun sequence includes:
- the LOC125065393 gene encoding arylsulfatase J-like has protein sequence MLIIFKYSCFLLFSLLSFCVPGKSNRPNVILIIADDMGWDDVSFHGSNQILTPNIDLLAYTGVALERYYSHCVCTPSRSALLTGKFAHVTGMQGYPLTNAEDRALPITEKTLPQYFKEVGYATHLVGKWHVGQSRVEYLPTSRGFDSHFGHRGGYIDYYEYTLLETWSVGDVSGFDLFRNDTAAWDVEGYITDVYNKEAISLIDLHDISKPLFLMVAHNAPHSANEGAPLQAPPELVRSMRHIDLPQRRYYAAMVKRLDDSVGDIVKALSDKGILDNTIIAFISDNGGITSGMSVNYALNWPLRGLKMTPFEGGIRVNGLVWSKNLTQGEHLWKGYMHVADWVPTLLSAAGLEIPSDIDGIDLWDSIVSNTESKRDVIFEIDDYTGFMAIISHDYKLITGVVITNYSNHQGDMFKGIIGTGPSYENALRNSTLYSVLSDIGVPFDMSDTSLRNKIKISCNMDKSNICYPRNGTWCLFNIKEDPCEIIDLSSKYPDIAEKLYSQLKAEIKRIIPRKVPHEINLQAMPSLHNYAWDVWHASEGKF, from the exons atgttaATCATTTTCAAGTATTCGtgttttttactattttcgTTGCTCTCATTTTGTGTTCCGGGTAAATCGAATCGTccgaatgtaatattaattatcgcTGATGATATG GGCTGGGATGATGTAAGTTTTCACGGATCGAATCAAATTTTGACTCCGAATATAGACCTTCTGGCGTACACCGGGGTGGCTCTGGAACGATATTACAGTCATTGTGTATGCACACCCTCACGCTCGGCTCTCCTCACAGGGAAATTCGCTCACGTGACAG GAATGCAAGGCTATCCCTTAACAAATGCTGAAGATAGAGCCCTCCCAATAACAGAGAAAACGCTTCCCCAGTATTTCAAGGAGGTCGGTTATGCTACACATTTGGTCGGGAAATGGCACGTTGGCCAATCTCGCGTCGAATATTTGCCAACATCTCGGGGTTTTGACTCTCATTTCGGCCATCGAGGCggttatattgattattatgagTACACGTTATTGGAAACG TGGAGCGTCGGAGATGTATCAGGGTTTGATCTGTTTCGAAATGACACTGCGGCATGGGATGTTGAAGGATACATCACCGACGTTTATAATAAAGAAGCTATATCAC TCATAGATTTACATGATATTTCTAAGCCTTTGTTCTTGATGGTGGCCCATAATGCCCCGCATTCTGCAAACGAAGGTGCTCCACTACAAGCACCTCCTGAGCTCGTCCGGTCTATGCGTCACATTGATCTACCACAGAGACGGTATTATGCTG CGATGGTAAAAAGGCTTGACGACAGCGTAGGAGATATAGTTAAGGCACTGTCAGATAAGGGTATATTAGATAATACCATAATAGCATTTATATCAGATAACGGTGGAATAACATCAGGAATGTCTGTTAATTATGCGCTAAACTGGCCATTGAGAGGTCTCAAAATGACTCCATTTGAAGGAGGTATACGAGTGAATGGATTAGTGTGGAGCAAAAACCTAACACAAGGAGAGCATTTGTGGAAGGGATACATGCATGTTGCTGATTGGGTGCCAACACTACTCAGTGCTGCGGGTCTTGAAATTCCATCGGATATCGATGGTATTGATCTATGGGACAGCATTGTATCCAATACAGAATCTAAAAGGGATGTAATATTCGAAATTGATGATTACACGGGTTTTATGGCAATCATAAGTCACGATTATAAATTGATTACTGGAGtcgttattacaaattatagtaACCATCAAGGTGATATGTTTAAAGGTATCATTGGAACTGGTCCGTCTTATGAGAATGCTCTTAGAAATAGTACATTATACTCGGTTTTATCAGATATTGGGGTACCGTTTGATATGAGCGATACAAGccttagaaacaaaataaaaatttcatgtaATATGGATAAATCCAACATTTGCTATCCTAGAAATG gtacttggtgcttatttaatattaaggaaGATCCTTGTGAAATTATAGATCTATCGTCAAAATATCCAGATATTGCAGAAAAACTGTATTCTCAATTGAAAGCAGAAATAAAACGGATCATACCTAGAAAGGTGCcgcatgaaataaatttacaagcaATGCCTAGTTTGCACAATTATGCTTGGGATGTTTGGCACGCCTCAGAAGGCAAGTTTTAG
- the LOC125065425 gene encoding arylsulfatase B-like: MIKARELIWLRWLPFLCVLCGSVYSSKRPNILFIMVDDMGWNDVSYHGSDQIITPNLDTLATQSVILQQYYSEAICTPARTALLTGKYPMRLGMHGMPLYNSEDRGIPITEQLFPEYLKKLGYCTHLVGKWHVGMSRRQFLPLSRGYDSHYGTRGGFVDYYTHHKVEGWPNGRQFFGLDFFDDDIPQNEEDRYIVDALTERAIKIIQNHNESRPLFLHLAHTAPHAGNEGGLLQPPLFSTVRNRHIAHSDRRLYAEMVTHLDTHIGKVVRALANKGILQDTIIVFVSDNGAPTVGQFNNWGVNLPFRGKKQTPWEGAVRVPAFIWHSSFKPKVWDGIMHITDWMPTLLAAAGGEIGTGIDGVNQWNSIRGEGESKRNDVLIAIEDSATNVYAAYRSGDYKIIVGNVSGLSNGYYGSDFLRLKESPPDYFPSLRSSDVAKVFEKLGMQLDYDQVLAMRKASVIRQLDGVRDLIPCEPTPTRGCLYNVRQDPSESHNLWSRATKIAALLTSRLRALWSMQQRRGPLALDARSDPANFDYIWVPWLNDTMPGDTNNNNSGTNTTANNIDAGILENTYLVNKSDLDTRTVASVVGCDRATGFRNLLCLLKSVV; encoded by the exons gtTAAGATGGCTGCCTTTTCTCTGCGTTTTGTGCGGAAGTGTATATTCAAGCAAACGTCCCAATATATTGTTTATCATGGTAGATGATATG ggCTGGAACGACGTATCGTATCATGGATCGGATCAGATTATAACGCCAAATCTTGACACTTTGGCAACGCAGAGCGTCATCCTACAACAGTATTACAGCGAAGCGATTTGCACGCCAGCTCGTACGGCGCTCTTGACCGGAAAATATCCAATGAGATTAG GTATGCACGGAATGCCACTTTATAACTCCGAAGACCGTGGTATACCAATAACCGAGCAATTGTTTCCGGAGTATTTAAAGAAATTGGGATATTGCACGCATTTAGTTGGCAAGTGGCATGTTGGTATGTCTAGACGACAGTTTTTGCCACTGTCGAGGGGATATGATTCTCATTACGGTACGAGAGGCGGCTTCGTGGACTACTATACGCATCATAAGGTCGAGGGG tggCCAAACGGGAGACAATTCTTCGGTCTCGATTTCTTCGATGATGATATCCCACAAAATGAAGAAGATCGATACATTGTAGATGCACTAACGGAGAGGGCTATTAAAA ttattcaaaATCACAACGAGTCTCGTCCACTGTTTCTCCACTTGGCTCATACGGCGCCACATGCGGGTAATGAAGGCGGCCTCTTACAGCCTCCACTTTTCAGTACTGTCAGGAATCGCCATATCGCCCACTCTGATAGACGTTTATATGCAG aGATGGTGACACATTTAGATACACATATAGGCAAAGTCGTTAGGGCTCTAgcaaataaaggaattttacaagatacaattattgtatttgtatccGATAACGGAGCACCGACAGTAGGCCAGTTTAATAATTGGGGAGTAAACTTACCGTTTCGAGGAAAAAAACAAACTCCATGGGAAGGAGCAGTTAGGGTACCAGCATTTATATGGCATTCATCGTTTAAGCCTAAAGTTTGGGATGGCATTATGCATATAACTGATTGGATGCCAACTTTATTAGCAGCGGCTGGTGGTGAAATAGGAACAGGAATAGATGGAGTAAATCAATGGAATTCTATACGTGGAGAGGGAGAATCGAAGAGAAATGATGTTCTTATAGCCATCGAGGATAGTGCTACAAATGTGTACGCTGCCTATAGGTCCGGTgattataaaatcattgttgGCAATGTATCTGGCTTGAGTAATGGTTACTATGGATCAGATTTTTTGAGGTTAAAGGAATCTCCACCAGACTATTTTCCATCTCTTAGGTCTTCTGATGTTGCTAAAGTATTTGAAAAGCTTGGTATGCAATTAGATTATGATCAGGTATTGGCTATGCGGAAAGCGAGTGTTATTCGTCAATTAGATGGAGTAAGAGACCTTATTCCCTGCGAGCCGACACCTA cTCGTGGTTGCTTGTACAATGTTCGACAAGATCCATCAGAGAGTCATAACCTTTGGTCGCGTGCAACAAAAATAGCCGCGTTGCTCACAAGCAGATTGCGCGCATTGTGGTCAATGCAACAGAGAAGAGGACCACTCGCCTTGGATGCTAGATCTGATCCAGCAAACTTTGATTACATATGGGTTCCTTGGCTCAATGACACTATGCCTGGTGatactaacaataataacagtGGCACCAACACAACAGCGAACAATATTGACGCAGGTATCTTAGAAAATACCTATCTAGTGAACAAAAGTGACCTCGATACTAGGACAGTAGCGTCAGTTGTCGGATGTGATCGTGCGACGGGATTCAGAAATTTACTATGTTTACTAAAAAGTGTTgtctag